Genomic window (Pelagicoccus sp. SDUM812003):
TCGAGACGCTTGTTGTCCGCCTCGGCCACGATTTTGATCTTTTCCGCTTGGGCTTTGGCTTCGGTGAGAACGGCCTCCGCCTTGTCCGCTGCGGCTTTCTTGTCGGCATCCGCGGCGATGGTGATTCCCAAAGCGCTTTTCTCCGCTTCTTCCTGAGCTTTGATCAGCTCGATCTGCTTCTTGCGCTCCGCAATGGTGGTTTCCTTGACCGTGAGCACGTTTTCCTCCTCGCGCACGAAGCCTGAGCGAGCCTTCGCCGCTTCGGCTTCCGCTTTCGATTTCTCTTCGGACTTCTTGGCGACGATGATGGACGCTTCCTGATTCTTGATCTCCACGGAGCGTTTGGACTCGATGTCACGTTCATCGATGGCTCGTTTGGATTCGATTTCCGCTTCGCGAACCGCTCTCTCGGATTCGATACGGGCCTGCTCCGCCTCCCGCTTGCGCTCGGCCTCTTCGGTCTTGATCTTGGCGCCTTGCTGGGCTCGGGCCATATCGATGTCCCGCTGCTGGTCGAGGCGGGCGAATTCCTCAGCTCGCTTGATTTCCAGACTACGCTTTTCCGCTTCGAGGTTCTGGGTCTCGATTTTGATGCGCGTCTCCTGCTCGATGCGGTTTCGCTCCTCTCGCTTGGACTCGGTGATGTCGGTCAGCTTGGCGAGACCCTGGGCGTCGAAGGCGTTGGTTTCCTTGAAATATTCCTTTCCGGTCTGGTCGAGCGCGGTGAGGGAAACCGTTTCCAGCTCCAAACCATTTTTGAGTAAGTCCTCGCTGAGGGCGTTTTGAACGGTCTGGATAAAGTCGGCCCGCTGTTCATGCAAGTCCTGCATGGAGAGTCCGGCCGCCACAGCGCGCAGGGCATCGACGAACTTGCCTTGCAGCAGCTCCTTGAGCAGGTCTGGGTTCATGGTGCGTTCGCCCAAGGTCTGAGCTGCTTTGGCGATGGTCTCCGACTCCGGCTTCACGCGCAGGTAGAACTCCGCGGTCACATCGACGCGCATGCGATCCAAAGTGATCAGGCCCTCCTCATTCTTGCGGTCTACCTGCAAGCGCAAGGTGCGCATGTTGACAGGGATGATTTCATGGAAGACCGGCCATTTGAGGCAGCCGCCGTCGAGGATGACTTTCTCGCCGCCGAGCCCGGTCCGAACGAAGGCGACCTCCTTGGTGGCGCGTTTATAGAAGCGCGATAGGATGAAGAGAAAGGTGAGGAGAAGGCAGAATCCTAAGACCGCCGGGAACAATATTTCCGATTGCATAACAGGTTTTTGGGTTAAAGGAGAAAGTCGTCCGGCTGGATCACCGTGAAGAGACCTTCAGAACGTTTGCTGACGATGAGGGCTTGGTCGCCCTGGGAAAACGAAGTCCCCTCCTCGTCCGCAACAACTCGAACATAATAGGTCTTTTTGTCCGGCCCTTGGAGCTTGGCCTCCGCCGGGATTTCGTGCGTGGCGGTGCCAATGGTGATGGTCGACATGCGGCCCACGAAGGTGTCAGAGGAAATTGAATACGTTTCATCCTTGGGCAGAACCTTCGCCATCAAGGCATTGCCAACTCGCAAGCAAGGAATCGTCGCCAGAAACGCCACCGGCGAGGCGACAAACCATGGCAGCAGCGGCAATCCCAGCTTGTCCAGGACCAATTGTCCATAGATGCCGATAAGCGAAAAGCAGAATAGGAAGATGATGAAGGTGAAGATGAACGGCACCTTGCCGAGCTTCAGCATGGACATGATAGCATCCATAAACCCCACTGGATGGACATCCGGCACGTCGAGATCAATCGGGGCGTCCGGCAGGAGGCCATCGAGAAAACTGAACGGTTCCATGCCAACGATGAAGCTGATCGCCTGCACCAGAAAAATCAGCAGAAAGAAGCCGAGAGCGAAGGCGAACAGCGCGTTCTCCGGAGCCAGAATATGGTCGATCATCAGAGGAGTTGTTTAGGAACGGACCGCTGGATAAACGAGAGGCGGAACGCAGAATAAAGAACGACCAACGGACGGCTACGTCAATAGTTTTCACGATGTTGAAACCGTAGTTTTTCGTAGACCTATTCCTCCCGATTGCAGCTCGTCGTCAGAGGGCTGCTGCAAACGGATGCGTCGGGTCAAGGCCCCGGCCTGCAAAGATTCCGCCGTCGCAACAGTTGCAGCTCCTTGCCCTGTTTGTAGGCCGTCTCGCTGAGACAGCAAGGTCGCTGCCTCTCAACTACCTACTTCACGTAATCGAGCAACCAGTCGGAGACGCCGCCGGAGCTCGGCTTGTCGAGCAGTTCGCGCAGTTCGGCCGCCCAGTTGCGGGTCTGCTTGATGCGATCCACATTTTCAATACAGTCGAGCACTTCTTTGGCCAGAGTCTTTCGATTGGCGGCCCCTTGGATGAACTCGGGATAGAGCGGCTTGTCCAGCAGAAGGTTAGCGATGCCGATGTATTTGATTTTCACTAACATGCGTCCCATAACGTAAGTGATGGGATGCGTCTTGTACGCGACGGCGCCCGGAATATTGGCTAAGGCGCAGTTGAGCGACATGGTCCCGGAGCTGGTCAGCACCGCTCGCGCCCCGACGTTGCTGGTGTTTGGCACGAGTTGAATCTGATTGGCGATCTTGGGAAATTTGGCGAGTATCGCTTCCAACTGCCCCTTCAATTCGTCCGACGCATAAATGCAAACCGCTTCCAGTTTGCTGCGGTGTTTGAGGCATTCCTGGAAGCTGGCGAACAGCAATGGAGCGATCCGGCCAATGGCCGCTTTACGGCTCCCGGGAAGCAGCAAGATGGGACCGCTAGGATCGTAACTCACTGGCAGGTCGTAGTCGGTGGAAAGAAATGGATGACCCACGAAACGCGTTTCCAGCTGGGTGCCCTCGAAGACGTCGACTTCGAAGGGGAAAATCACCGCTAGCGAGTCGAGAATCTTGGCCATCTTGAACTTGCGCTTCTCCTTCCACGCCCAGACCTGTGGGCTGATGTAGTAGAGCAGTCGAATCTCTCCCCCCGCTCGAGCGGAAAGCCCCTCCTCCGCAAGTCTCTGGGCGATGCGCAGATTCATGCCTGGATAGTCGACGAAGCAGACCGCTTTGGGCTTGTATTCACGAATCCAGCGCAGGATTTCGTCGAAGAGCGATTTCAATTCCCCGTAGTGCTTC
Coding sequences:
- a CDS encoding flotillin domain-containing protein, which encodes MQSEILFPAVLGFCLLLTFLFILSRFYKRATKEVAFVRTGLGGEKVILDGGCLKWPVFHEIIPVNMRTLRLQVDRKNEEGLITLDRMRVDVTAEFYLRVKPESETIAKAAQTLGERTMNPDLLKELLQGKFVDALRAVAAGLSMQDLHEQRADFIQTVQNALSEDLLKNGLELETVSLTALDQTGKEYFKETNAFDAQGLAKLTDITESKREERNRIEQETRIKIETQNLEAEKRSLEIKRAEEFARLDQQRDIDMARAQQGAKIKTEEAERKREAEQARIESERAVREAEIESKRAIDERDIESKRSVEIKNQEASIIVAKKSEEKSKAEAEAAKARSGFVREEENVLTVKETTIAERKKQIELIKAQEEAEKSALGITIAADADKKAAADKAEAVLTEAKAQAEKIKIVAEADNKRLEVEAHGLQAINAAKNILDSKIVEFELRSLIAKIAPEIVKAYTEPMKSIDSIKILQATGFGTGGNGSNGSNGSNGATSSSSLPNQLTDAMLNYRMQLPVIDNLMKELGIDPSSAEGISKLIETAAADPKKSPPANATTIAQERMTTQGAAATKPRVKPEE
- a CDS encoding OB-fold-containig protein codes for the protein MIDHILAPENALFAFALGFFLLIFLVQAISFIVGMEPFSFLDGLLPDAPIDLDVPDVHPVGFMDAIMSMLKLGKVPFIFTFIIFLFCFSLIGIYGQLVLDKLGLPLLPWFVASPVAFLATIPCLRVGNALMAKVLPKDETYSISSDTFVGRMSTITIGTATHEIPAEAKLQGPDKKTYYVRVVADEEGTSFSQGDQALIVSKRSEGLFTVIQPDDFLL
- the lpxB gene encoding lipid-A-disaccharide synthase codes for the protein MSQPQLQFSFPAPRDGSVDVLVISGEHSGDEHAARMVRGALAKRPDLKVCTVGGRHTESVGAQLLFDLTQYSVVGFFEVLKHYGELKSLFDEILRWIREYKPKAVCFVDYPGMNLRIAQRLAEEGLSARAGGEIRLLYYISPQVWAWKEKRKFKMAKILDSLAVIFPFEVDVFEGTQLETRFVGHPFLSTDYDLPVSYDPSGPILLLPGSRKAAIGRIAPLLFASFQECLKHRSKLEAVCIYASDELKGQLEAILAKFPKIANQIQLVPNTSNVGARAVLTSSGTMSLNCALANIPGAVAYKTHPITYVMGRMLVKIKYIGIANLLLDKPLYPEFIQGAANRKTLAKEVLDCIENVDRIKQTRNWAAELRELLDKPSSGGVSDWLLDYVK